A region of the Phaenicophaeus curvirostris isolate KB17595 chromosome 10, BPBGC_Pcur_1.0, whole genome shotgun sequence genome:
TCAGGTATTAGCATTACAAAGCCATTTAGAAATTCAGTTCAGAAACCGAAGGCGGACTGGAGAGCCCTAGAGGCTTATCAACAGGTCTTACTACCTGTTGCATGCTATGACCTGTAGCAACACTGCTCCCACAGAAAGCGTTTTAGAAGTAGGAGTGTCATCTACCAAAGGCTGGGAACCAAGCTTCCTTTATCAGAaggatcatggaacaggtgGATGCTGCCACATGGGTTGGCAGGGATCATTATAAGGGTAGGAACCAGAAGACTTTGCAGCTGGCAGGAATCTGCCCATTTCTGGTGtgtagaaagatatttaaaCATCTACAGGTGTTCTTGGTTTCTGACCTTGGTTTCACAGCTGTCTTGTCTCTCTCTGGCAGACCTGCGGGGTAGACTTCGAGGTGAAAGCTTTCTCGACAGAGAATGTGGAAGAGAGGATTCATAAGAGGTAACAAAACGTGTGTGTCCATCTTCAGCTTTGCCGTTCTTCAAGGGGGTGGGTGGTTCAGTGATGCACCTCGGTCGATTGTTCAGATTTGCCCCACTTATCATTGGGCTTTGTGGGCATCAGCACGTGTGAATGCAGAACTCTTTCCTCCACCAAGCACAAAGTCCCACCATGTTGTCCTCTGCTGCTTCCTAGGAACTCTACACGTCTGCTGATCCGTAAAGTGCAATACGCTCCAGAAAAGCCAGGACCCCAGCCTTGTGCAGAGACCACCTGGCAGTTCTTCATGTCTAACAAGCCGTTACACTTGAAAGCTTCCCTCAGTAAAGAGGTGAGGAGCTGTGGATGTCATCGTATTGGCCAGTTTTGCTGCCCAAAACACACTTCGTGTGTTATTTGGCCAAGTCTCAGCTGAGACTGGCTTGGCCCAGCACTTAAGAGCTCCAACATCATTTCTGTCAGTCGCTGCTGTAAGGGGAGGCTGAGGCCACGTTACAAGGCACATATGAGGCTAAATAAATTGTTGACGAAAGGGTCATCTTGCCTCATCTGGCATCTGTGAGGAGATTTGGTCTGGGGGGACTAGAGGGGTTTAGGGCTTGGGAGGAGACTCCTGGTTTGATTTTGAAGCGTCACATTCCTTCCAGGTGTACTACCATGGCGAGCCCATTCCAGTCACCGTCACCGTCAacaacagcacagagaaaacagtGAAGAAGATCAAAGTCCAGGGTATGTTTTTACTGTTCCTTGGGATTCTTTGAGGGCTGGAAGACTGAATGGTAGGAGGGCTGAAAGACAGCCAGAATCTAGTGCTTGTAACAGATTAAGCAGGCAGCGTGGGACAAGTCAGGAATTTGTCCCTCCACCCTGCCTGTCACTGTTTCTTTGCTGTTCATTGAGTGAAACACTGCAGTATTTTCCCTGACTCTCGTGGTTACTTTTATGGCTTAATTTCAGGTACCAGTATGTCCcctctagtaaacagaaagggCAAGGCAGGTGCTGTGGAGAAAAAGCCACCCTCTGGGAGATGGGTTGGAAGGGCTGCCCTGTCAGCGTGATGCTCCTGCTGTGAGTGTGCCTAGGGCGCGTACAATTGTGCCTTGGATTTCAGAAACATCTGGCAATGTGAGGAACAGCCACTCCGCCAGCGATGGTGTAATTCCTCCTGAGGAAACTGAGGGCAGGGGCTGAGTTTCAGAGGAGGTTCAGTACTGTGCCTGTGTTTTATTTGTGGCACTGCATATTTTCATCCCACAGCCCCATTGCCCTTGGACCTGTGGAAGGCAGtctgagaaaacaaaggatgagaaagagaagggaaggcaaggagaGAACAAAGCAGCTGAGGTTTTTACAACACTCTAGATTAGAGAAAGCCAATTCAGTGCTGGTCTTGGATGCGCTGTTTAGTGATTCCCGAATATTTTTAGGCTGACACACCCCTGTCAGGCTTAAAACACCATGTTGATCTCTAGATTCTCTCTCCTCATCAGTGTTTCGGTCAGAATTACCCTATGGATGTTTTGGTGCTTGGTTGGAGAATATAAGCCATTTATTATCACAGGCTCTTGACTGCAGTTTGGCATCCAGTCTGCTGGATAATGGTGTCTCCTGAGTGCAAATCCCTTGGCTGTAGGTACACAAGAGATACCGGTGGCCAGAGATATAAGTGGACATGCTTTGCAAAGAGGGAGATCTGCACAATGGAAAGAACAGGCTAGCAGGGGATACCATGGGTTATTGACTTTGTCATCTCCAAACCAAGGCTGGATGCCTTTCAGGGAAGAGAGGATTTGGCTGTTTGTGTGCTGTTGCTCTCATTCCAGGTCAGGCTGTCTGACCTGGTGGTCCCTTCAGGCTCTAAATGGATGGGTTTTCCCACTGACCTCCTGATGTCTTCCGTCCCTGAGACTCAGGGGTGGCAGGTGTGCTGTTTCTGACGCAGAGGCACAACTGATGtctgctttctcctccctctctcagTGGAGCAGGTTGCCAACGTGGTTTTGTACTCCAGTGACTACTATACCAAAGTGGTGGCTGCTGAGGAAGCACAGTGAGTGAATACTCTGCTTACCCTTTCTTACTCCTTCACACTCTTCTAATTACCCTCCTCCTCATTAATGGGAGGCACTCCTAGGTATAGTCTTGCCTGCTGTTACGGTGCTCTCTCCTCTCGCGTGTGCTCCCCACATCACCTGTACTCCTTTTTACACATCATCTGGTCTCCTTTCCCCATAGCCAGCAGGCATCCTGCGCCTTTTTTCAGAGAATCGGGGGGAGGTTGCAGAAAAGGGCTTTGGTTTGAAGAATAATTATCTACCAGACAAACTGAGGGGCTGTGGAAAGCTTTCAGTTGCTTGAAATCTTTACAGATGCAGCATTTTTCTGAAAGGTGCTGCTGTTTCAGTGGAAGCCATGGGTGCTCTAGCTTGAGGCCGCTCTTTTTCAtagcatttcattttgtttcttctgtcttggaAAGCCCATCAAAATCTCAAGGCTGTTGACAGTGCGGAGAACTGCTTGCTCTTTTGCACTGTGCTGGCAGTGCAGCATTGAGCTTTGCTTTGTGAGGAGGGGCGGACACACCTACACGttttatatttttctggttttttgcCCGGTAGCACAGGGACATGTTTTTCATTGAGTGCAGCTCTTCTAAACTAGGATTTATTTTGTCCAAATGTAGAGGTCTGTCGTATAGTTTAACCTACTTTAGAAGTCTGCCTTAATGTGAAACTAAGAATTTTATGCAAGCGCTTGTTCCTCTTTTGCTGATTTTAAAGGGAATTTTTCTGACTAGCTTAGACATAGACACCTGCGCTGTAGACAACGGAAGCAGGGCAAATAAATTCCACTCCTTTTGGATGGCTTTGTAATCTGTTTTGAAATTCTCTTGGTTGGGTGTGTAACACAAATCGGAGAGTGtatcccttttcttctctcaccTGCTCCTTATTTTCAGGGAAAAGGTGCAGCCGAACAGCAGCCTGACCAAGACACTGACACTGTTGCCCTTGCTAGCAAATAACCGGGAGACCCGGGAAATAGCTCTGGATGGAAAGCTAAAGGATGAGGATACCAATTTGGCTTCTAGTACTATGTGAGTAAAGTTTTAAGCGGTCTTAGCTAGTGGAGGGTTctaaagaagaggagaggatggaggagacCCTTCTATTGCGAGTTTTCACCTGTAAATCTGTGTTGTGATGGATAGATCTGAGTTGCATGACAGCCTGTCGTATTCCTTCAGGATAAACAGGAATAACAGCTCTATCACTTTCAGGAGCATAGGATGCTCACCTTGTTCTTGCTCCCACCATACGTTGTTGCTTAGGGTTCTGATttattagtggacaggtatggttggactcgatgatctcaaaggtcttttccaacctagggattctatgattctgtgattgtttttctgttgctgcacTGCGTAACACTGCTGTCTGTTTTCTCTGGTAGTATTAAGGATGGAATAGACAAGACGGTGATGGGGATTCTAGTGTCCTACAAGGTCAAAGTGAAGCTGACCGTTCCAGGGTAAGAATAACAGACTTTTTGCTATGTCTACATAGATTTAAGAGAGGGGAGTGTGTTTGCTGCATCAGTGAGTGGGGAGAGGGCAGGACAGAGCACCCTAAGAGAAAAGGCACATGTCATTGGATATCAGGCTCACTCTAAAGCATAAACTGCCTGGACATCAGTCTTGGTCTAGCCAAAGAACTTGTCCTGAGCCAGAGGGACTGGATTACCTTCCTTAGCTACAGAATGACTTTACGGCTCAAGTATAAACCTCTGGTTTGCTTTGCGATTTTGTGTTTCAAAGCCATAACTTCTTTTGTGAGAAGCAAAGTGAAATTCTGTATGAGCCTTTCTGTTGGCATGCTTGTTTTCCCAGAGCAGAAGGTAGAGACAGCTGCCTGAGAGTCATAAATGCTGTAGTCCAGGTTCTCTTCTGAGCCAGCTTCTTGGGAGAAGCTCATGTTATCAACCTGAGTTAGTACGGAGCATACAAGGCAAAACAGGACAGAGATAACTCTGATGATAGTCACTGTGtttacatttgtattttatacATCTATCCTTCTTTTTGGTATAAAAATGAGTCAATGATTTGCCTAAAGCATGATGAAATGATTGCTGCCTTCTGTGACCCTCcaattgcccttgtccttcaGCTCTCAGAAAAGGAGCCATGCCCGACACTTGGTTAGGAGTCTGAAAACTTATACTCTCTCCATGGGAAGGATGTGAAACATGACAATTACCTTTTTTATAACAAGTTTATTTGGATGCTGTGCTTTGTGGCAAGTAGAGAAGGATAGATAGGAAAGGTGATTTCAATAGTCCAGCAATAAAACAGCATTTGGTAGAGTTCCAGAATGGAAAGGCACTaaatatgtttgtgtttttctcccCGTTTTCTTCTGTAGCATGCTGGGAGACCTCACTTCCAGGTAAATGTCATATTCTTTTTCAGACCATATGGTTGTAGTTAATTCATCTTTTTAGTGTCTTTCCTGTTCCCTTTCCCACCACCctagaaaaaaagcataacTATCCCCTAACCTGTCGGAAATAAGAAGTCTGTGCattcagctgtgaaaaaaaagcaattatacAAATATCTGTGATTTGGTGTACAGGCGAATGCATTCAGCACATAATAAATCCAATTTATTAAAGTGAATATGCCCCTCTTTTTGAGGGGAACATGTTTAGAAAAAGATGCAAGAATGGGTGAAGCTGGAGTTCAGGGCTTTAGCTGTGGTGGGAAGGGCATTGAACCAGGCACGAATGGAGCTGTGGATCTAACGCATTCTCTGTTCTCCCCAAAGTGAAGTGGGCACAGAGCTGCCGTTTCGTCTCATGCACCCTAAACCTGAAGAGAAGAACACAGCAGGTCAGTTACGCCTGGggttttgcctttcttcatTAACAGATTGATGTGAAGTCTTAGCGTGGCAAGGCTTATGGTGATCTGTTCTACAGGAAGCCTTTGGAGTCGACAGGCCTCCAGCAtgggagctgctctgtgtgtgtatatgtatgtgcGTGTGGACTCATATATTGGCCTCGAGGCACAAAATAACAGGGAAAAGGTGGAAATGGGTCATATTCCCTTTTTGTCTTTCATCTATGGAATCACAATTCTAAGCACAGGGCTTGAGGAAGCCTGTGCAAAATGACTGCTGTGCAAAATGTCCTGAATGAAGCTGTCAGATTCTGTCCCAGCCAGATTCCAACCTAGCAAACAAGAATCTGTGACAGAAAACACCTAAGACACTTGAGCATTGTAAAATGCAAGatagttttaaacaaagttaAGAGTCGATAAAACCACTCGTGATTTTAAAGTCCCCATGATCTTGATGTGGCATTGGCCACGGTGTCTCTGATGCGACCTTTATGTTCAGTGCGTATCTGAGAGGAATGTATCTTCAGAGTCAGGTTAGCAAATGGAAGTGTGGGAACTTTAAAGCAGTGTAAGGAACCCAGGCATGTCAAGGCTTGGGATCAGATGCTGAAACTGCAGGCTGCCTTGAGCGTTTGTGTTCTCCTCCCACTTCCTCAGGCCCTGGCTAGCTCTGCTCTCTAATGGTGAACACAAAGAAACTGCAAGGTGCTTGCACTAAGTCAGGAGTTCCTGAACACCATCTGAAGCAACAATGAAAGGAGTTATCCCCAAATAGATGCCGTGTTCTATACTGGAGGCATTAGAGAGAGGTGCCTTTAGTCCTTATTGTGTGAAATTGTTGGAGGAATCACACGTGAGCGGTGAGAAGGTCTCCACACTCAGGTGCTCTGGTTGGGAATCGCTGTTTTCTAGTTACAGATGTGCTGGAGTGTGCAAAGGTAGGTTTCTTCACTCCTCTTTGAGACTTGCACCATAGTAATCTCTGACTTCCATTGGGAAAACCCCCGCTGTGAGCTGTGCCTGAAGGGCGTCTCCTCACAGACAGAGAACATGCTCATAGGAGaagctttttctgtgtgttacACCCTTCTCAGGGTAGCGCAGTGAGTCTAGGAAGCACCTTTAGGAGAAATCTGTGAGGCTtattcccctctccctcccttgcTGCTTTGGCCGCAAAGGAGACAGCCACATCACCGAGAAGCACAGGACTCCCCACAGCAGAATGCAGCCCAAAGCTTCTTCCAGCTGGTCTGCAAGGTATAATTTCAGGTCCTCATGGTTGGTCCATAGGATTGATAATGCTGGAGAGCTTTGGAGAAGCTGCTGTGAAGCAAGTGCTTTTGTTGGCCCAGCTGTGCCCACGCTGCGGGTTTCACTTTCGCGCTGCAGGGCAGTGAAGTTCTGCCAGCAAAACACTGACATTGCTGCACGCTTGATCGTGACCTCAGACGGGTGATTCATTGTGGGAGAGCTGCTTTGGCAAGGGTCTTCTGGCTCTTCTTGTAGCTTGCGCGTACTGAAGCGCTTCCTTCGGACTTCCCTGCAGCAATCTCTCTGCGCAGGAGCTTGGTGAAGGGCTGGTGGCCCCCAGAGCGGTGGCTGATGAAGGCCATCTCGTATCTGTGGTGGGGCAGCTTGAAGCTGCAAAACCTGGAACGTTGATGGATATGGAGAAAAGCTTGAAAAGTTTGAACATGGAATGTCCAAAGACTTGAGCAACTTTAAAAAACTTTACATTTTTAGAatggtgtgattttttttgcgTGACATTACGTTAACAATGTCACAACCCCCTTAGTACTTATGCGTAAGGCTGATAAGTCTGGCAGAAGCATCtctaatataaagaaaaatggaaatcaaTCGGTTCTCCCTTCTACAGTAATTTCAAAGGACAGCTGATACACTACCTTATAGGATGTGGGCAGAATACTTTACAAAGGAAACGAAGAACTGTGATATTTCTCAGATTGCTTCCCCCAACACATCCTCTTACCAAAGGCACGG
Encoded here:
- the SAG gene encoding S-arrestin; the encoded protein is MSCPESQKTKTSGKNASSPPRQVIFRKSTRDKALTIYLGKRDFVDNIGNVEPVDGVVLVDPAILKGKKVYVSLTCAFRYGQEDIDVIGLTFRRDLYFSRVQVYPPADKPESLSHLQESLLKKLGKNAYPFLFTFPDYLPCSVCLQPAPRDVDKTCGVDFEVKAFSTENVEERIHKRNSTRLLIRKVQYAPEKPGPQPCAETTWQFFMSNKPLHLKASLSKEVYYHGEPIPVTVTVNNSTEKTVKKIKVQVEQVANVVLYSSDYYTKVVAAEEAQEKVQPNSSLTKTLTLLPLLANNRETREIALDGKLKDEDTNLASSTIIKDGIDKTVMGILVSYKVKVKLTVPGMLGDLTSSEVGTELPFRLMHPKPEEKNTAGKDGEAELVFEEFARQQLKDMLDDEDKNMSSTDE